One Hypomesus transpacificus isolate Combined female chromosome 21, fHypTra1, whole genome shotgun sequence genomic region harbors:
- the as3mt gene encoding arsenite methyltransferase translates to MTETKGSKTGEFSSGFVGSTTHVDVKDYYGNILKNTSDLKSNACVAPTQPIPAHIRQALKRVHPEVTAKYYGCGLVVPECLEGCRVLDLGSGSGRDCYMLSQMVGERGHVTGIDMTPDQLEVARKFIDHHMLDFGFEKPNVDFVQGYIEALTDAGLKENSFDVIISNCVVNLSPDKKRVLSEAYKVLKDGGELYFSDVYSSARLTREIKDHTVLWGECLGGALWWQDLLQLAEEVGFSTPQLVTASVIAVNNKELEALLGDFQFASATYRLFKVRKGSSGSSLVIYNGNITGAGDSLRFDCRYTFKVDEVVEVSAEVANVLAHSRFREEFIFQPPGVPAGSCAVKPKVCTVNPFELVLQLETASPPVATGPCCGAKSSCCK, encoded by the exons ATGACAGAAACTAAAGGTTCGAAAACTGG GGAATTTTCCAGTGGATTCGTCGGTTCAACTACTCATGTGGATGTCAAG GACTATTATGGAAATATTCTAAAGAACACATCTGACCTTAAGAGCAACGCCTGTGTTGCTCCTACTCAACCTATCCCAGCCCACATCAGACAGGCGTTGAAGAGGGTTCACCCTGAGGTTACAGCCAA gTACTATGGATGTGGGCTGGTGGTGCCAGAGTGCCTGGaaggctgcagggttctggacCTGGGAAGTGGCAGTGGCCGGGACTGCTACATGCTCAGTCagatggtgggagagaggggccaCGTCACCGGCATCGACATGACCCCGGACCAG CTTGAGGTGGCCAGGAAGTTCATTGACCACCACATGCTGGACTTTGGTTTCGAGAAGCCCAACGTGGACTTTGTCCAGGGCTACATTGAAGCTCTAACTGATGCGGGCCTGAAGGAGAACTCCTTTGATGTGATTAT ATCCAACTGTGTGGTAAATCTGTCTCCGGACAAGAAGAGAGTACTGAGTGAAGCATACAAAGTTCTTAAG GATGGGGGTGAGCTGTACTTCAGTGATGTCTACAGCAGTGCAAGACTCACGCGGGAGATTAAGGACCACACGGTCTTGTGGG GTGAGTGTTTGGGCGGAGCCCTATGGTGGCAGGATCTTTTGCAATTGGCTGAGGAGGTGGGCTTCAGTACCCCGCAATTGGTCACAGCCAGTGTCATCGCCGTGAACAACAAGGAACTGGAGGCCCTTCTGG GTGACTTCCAGTTTGCTTCTGCCACATACCGTCTCTTCAAGGTTCGTAAAGGCAGCTCTGGGAGCTCCCTGGTCATCTACAACGGCAACATCACTGGGGCAGGAGACAGTCTGCGTTTCGACTGTCGGTACACGTTCAAG GTGgacgaggtggtggaggtgagtgCGGAGGTGGCTAACGTCCTGGCTCATTCTCGGTTCCGTGAGGAGTTCATCTTCCAGCCTCCGGGGGTCCCTGCTGGATCCTGTGCTGTCAAACCCAAG GTCTGCACAGTGAATCCATTCGAACTGGTCCTGCAGCTGGAGACTGCAAGTCCGCCGGTGGCCACTGGGCCGTGCTGTGGAGCTAAATCTTCCTGCTGCAAATGA